A window of Pseudomonas putida genomic DNA:
CGGTACGACGGTTGTTGGCGTGCCACTGGCGATCGAACAGCAACTGCCAGTCGCTTACCACTGGCCCCTGCATCTGCACCATCACCTCGTGCCATTCGCTGGTCGCCTCGCCCGGCGTCCAGAACTCGTCGGTGACGCCCGTGCCGCCCACCACAGCCCAGCGCTCGTCCACCAGCAGCAACTTGCGGTGATCGCGGTACAGGTTGCGCAGGCCACGCTTCCAGCGCAGGCGGTTGTACCAGCGCAGGTATACGCCGGCGTCCAGCAGGCGCTGACGCAACTTGCTGTTGAACGCCAGCGAGCCGTAGTCGTCGAACAGGCAGCGCACCCGCACACCGCGTCGGGCAGCCTGCTCCAGCGCTTCGACCACCGCATCCGCGCAGTCACCGGCCTCGACCAGGTACAGCTCCAGGTCGACCTGGAACTCGGCGCGCACGATCGCCAGGAGCATGCGCGGAAAAAACTCGGGGCCGTCGATCAGCAGTTCGAACTGGTTGCCATCCCGCCAGGGAAAGACCGGCCCCGGCATGTCAGCGGGCGGTGAAGATCAGCACCGCGCTAACCGGCACCGATGGGTTGATGGACTTGAGCCCGGCGAACTTGCGCAGGCGTTGCAGGCCTGGCAGCAGGCCGAAATCCTCGGCGCGCAGCACCAGAGGCTCAAGGGTCACCACCTGGAAGCGTCGCTCGTCCAGGCGGGTGGCCAGCAGCAAGGCGTTGTAGCTGTGCGACTGGCCGTGCAGGGTCACGGTCAGCGGCAGGCGCAGTTCGATCTGGGCACCGTTGGCCAGGTCGTTGATCGGCCGCAGGTCCAGTTGCGCCTGCACCTTGGCTTCGGCAAAGCGCTCGACCTCGAACAGGTCCTCACGCATGCGTTCGTCCCGCAGCGGAATGCCACTGCTCACCGAATCCATCTCGATGCTCAGCCCGGCCACGCCCTTGCGGTCGACGGTGCCATGCAACAC
This region includes:
- a CDS encoding YceI family protein; this translates as MFKLPRLLPALLLAFCLPAHANWHLDGESSRLSFITGKNGNSAEVHRFLVLHGTVDRKGVAGLSIEMDSVSSGIPLRDERMREDLFEVERFAEAKVQAQLDLRPINDLANGAQIELRLPLTVTLHGQSHSYNALLLATRLDERRFQVVTLEPLVLRAEDFGLLPGLQRLRKFAGLKSINPSVPVSAVLIFTAR